GTCTTACTTTAGGCATCTTGAAAAGGTCTTTTTAAAAGAGCTTCAGGAAAAGAAAAATATTGTCTGCGCCCTCGGAGGTGGTGCCGTTTTACACGAAGAGGAAATGGGAGCTCTTAAGCAAGATAGCCTTATTATCTGGGTTTTTGCAGAGCTTGATGAAATCAAGGAAAGGCTTTCCAGGGATTTTAAGACCCTCTCTCAAAGACCTGCCCTTACCGAACTTACATGGGATGAAGAATTGGAACTCCTCTATAAAGAAAGAGAGCCTCTTTATCAAAAATGGGCTCATCTTAAAGTGGATACCCAAAGAAATGACCAATCTCAACTTTTATCTCAAATAAAAACTTACTTTAATAAGGAGGAAGCCTATGGCTAACACGATTGCTGAAGCTATTAAAGAGGCAGTTACAGAAGTAATTACAACCTATACTGGTAATAGTCCAGAGCTTACTGCTACTGAAGCCCGCAAAGAAGACTTTGCCTTAGCAGAAATCTCTTCTATTATTGGTCTTACCGGGGAAAAACTTCAGGGTGCCTTTGTGGTGTCCATGGAAAGGGAGCTTCTCTTTCAGCTCATGCAAGCTTTATTAGGGGAGGCACCTAAGGATTTAAATCAGGAGGCCCTGGATATGGCAGGAGAACTTTCCAATATGATTTGTGGAGGATTTAGAAGAAGGTTTGAAAAGTTTGGGACCACCCTTAAGGCTTCCGTCCCAAGTATGATTACTGGGAAGGACTATAAAGTCCATTCTCTCTGTAAAACTCCCAGAGTAACCTTTAAATTTAAAGTGGGGGACCATCCCCTTTATATTGAGTTTTGTCTTGATAAAATAGGTTAAGGAGTCAACTATCAAATAAGGTAAAATAAAATGTCTATCATTGTAAATTACCCTTGCCTGTGGCAAACAAATTGAAATTAATAATCCTTATAGGCGGATGGCCTTGTTCTGGTCTAAAGGGTTCTCCCTTATAGCCTTTCCATTTACCAGGACTCTTAATCCCAGGATCAAGCCCTACATATTTGATGATCTTTTTAAAAGAAAAGTGAAGACTTCTTCAATTCGGATTTCAAGCAAAAAGAGTTCTTGGATGTGGATAGAAGAGATTTTTTGCAAAGGGGATATGCTTATAATATAAACAAAAAAATTGCAGGAGGAGTAAATTATGGAAATAAGAACTCATAGAAAGATTGATCAAAGTCTTAGTGGGACACCTGTTGAAATTACAGAGGGTAGGGCTGTAGTAAAATTAAAGACCGATGAGAGAATGGTTGCAGATGAAAAAGGGCTTATCCATGGAGGTTTTATCTTTAGTTTGGCAGATTTTTCTGCTATGCTTGCAGTAAATGAACCAACTGTAGTCCTTGCAAAAGCAGAGGTAAAATTTTTAAAGCCCGCTTTGCTGGGGGATGAGCTTAAAGCTGAAGCTGTGGTGAAAGAGATAGAGGGGAAAAAGAGAAAGGTTTATGTGGAGGTTAAAAGGGCAGAAGAGGTAATATTTACAGGGGAGATGCTTTGTGTGGTCCCTGAAAAGCATGTCCTTGATTAGAATAACTAAGGCAAGGGTTTAACATAAAGGGTAAAGCCCCTTTTTTCAATGACTTCAATTTTGGTGTCCTTAGAAATATTTACATCTGAGTAAGCCTGCCATATTTCTCCTTCTACAAAGACCTTGCCTCCGGAAGGAGTAATCTCTGTAATAGCTCTGCCGGTTTTACCCAAGAGGCCTTCCTTTCCTGAAACAGGTTCTTTTCTCAAGGTCTTAATAGCAAGATAAGTAATTCCGCCAAAAAGTGCTGCTGATGTTAGAACAACTGTTATAAGGAAAGGTTGATTAACTCGCAGGGAAGGGGGATTATGACCAAAGAGAATAAGAGAGCCAAGAAGAAGTGAGATTATAGCTCCAAGCGTAAGGAGTCCATGAGAGGTAATCTGGGTTTCAAGGAAGAAAAGGAGTCCTGAAAGGAGTATTAAGGCAAGGCCTGCATAATTCATAGGAATTATGCTTAATCCTAAGAAGGCAAGAATTAAACAGATAGCTCCAAAAACTCCGGGAAAAATAGCTCCGGGATGAGAAAGCTCAAAATATAAACCAAGGAGACCAAGCATGAGAAGAAAATAAACAAGATTTGGATTGGCAAGAACCTTTAAAAAGCGTGTTTTAAAGTCCTCTTGGATGACCTCAAGAGGGGCAGATTTCAGTTTGAGAATAATCTCTCTCTCTTTCACTTTTACCTTTCTTCCTTCAGCCTTTTGAAGAAGATCTTCAACATTTTGGGCGATGATTTCAATCACTCCCATTGAAAGGGCCTCTTTTTCTGTAATGCTTTTGCTTTTTTTGACAGCCAGCTCAGCAAAATCTGGATTTCTACCCCTTGTTTCGGCAAGATTTTTGGCCCAGGCTGAAAGATCATTGGCTACTTTTTCAAGCATCTTTGGATCCGCCTTCCCTGAGAGTTCAACCGGATGAGCCGCTCCTACATGAGTGGAAGGAGCCATGGCTGCAAGATGACTGGCAAGGAGAATAAAGACCCCAGCAGATGCTGCTCTTGCCCCTTGAGGACTTACATAAACAATAACCGGAATTTCACTCTGCAAAAAATTTTTAACAATATCTCGGGTTGAATCAACCAATCCACCAGGGGTGTCAAGTTCTACAATAAGGGCCTTTCCCTTTTGGTCTTCAGCATATTTAAGGGCATAAAGGACAAAATTAGCAGTCACAGGGGTGATTGCACCATCAACTTTAACCAAAAAGACCTTTTCCGCCTGAGCTAAAGAGGTAAAATACAAACAGAAAAAAATTAAAGGGATAAATTTTTTAAAAAAGGTCATCATATAATTTTTTAAAGGTCTTCAAATCCTCCCAGATGAGTCTTTTTACAGAGGGATTTTTAAGCATATAAGCAGGATGATAGGTAAATAATATCATAGTTTCCTGATAATGAAAGGGCCTTCCCCTGAGAGAAGATAGGCTTTCATGACCCTCAAGAAAGACCTTGGGGGGTAAGAAGCCAAGAGCCAAAACAAGTTTGGGTTTTAATAATTTTATCTCCTTGAGGAGATATTTTTTGCAGGCAAGGAGGGATTCTTCATCTGGAGACCTTCCTGCTATGGGTTTACATTTAACTGCTAAGGTCACATAAAAATCTTCTTTTCTTAAGCCAATACTCAAAAGCATTTTTTGAAGAGTTTCCTGAATGGCTCCAGAAAAGGGTTTTCCATAATAATCATCTTCTCGGTCAGGAAAATCTCCAATAAGCATAAGTTTCTTCCCTTCCCAATTTCTTTCGATAACGGGGTTTTTTCGTATCCGAAAAAGAGAACAATCCTGACATTGATAAATCCTCTCAATTAGCTCAGACCAATTATCTTCGGGCAAAGCCTTTTTTTTACCCAAAAGAGTTAAAAATTCAGGTAAAGCTGGGATTTCTGAATAACCAAGGCTTGCAAGATATTTAAAGTAATCTTTGATTATTTCAAAAGGTCTGAGGCTCTCTTTTGTCATGGTGTTGAATTTAATTTAATCCCTTTCTTTAACTCTGCAAAGGGCTTGAATTTACGAGCTTAGTTATTTTGCAAAGCTTATTTCAAAGGAAAGCGTGAGTGGGAAAGTAAAGGAACTTTACAGAAAAATAAGAAGATATCAGATATTTTTGAGAGCCTTTTTAGAGAAAAAAGGAAATTATTCCCTGGCATGCAAAAGAGGGGTTAAAATTAGATCTCCTAAATTTTTAAGAATAGTGTAAAATTATCTGGATATTTTCCAAGAAGGGAGGTTTTTTATGGATTTTTTAAATAAGAAATATCTTTTTACTCCAGGGCCAGTTCCTGTATCACCACGAGTTCTTCTCACACAGGCTCAGCCCATGACCCATCACAGATTGCCTGAGTTTTCTGAAGTTTTACGGGAGATCCGTGAGGATTTAAAATATCTTTTTCAGACTCAGAGGGAGGTCTATTTTTTTGCTTCTTCTGGAACTGGGGCAATGGAAGCAGCCATAGTGAATCTTTTTTCTCCTGGAGATAAAGTTATTGTGGTTGAAGCTGGAAAATTTGGAGAGCGCTGGAGAGAACTTGCGGAGACCTATGGGTTAAATCCTGTTGTTCTTAAGATAGAATGGGGTCAGGCTATTAAACCTGAGCAGGTTGAAAAGGCTCTTAAAGAACATCCTGATGCAAAGGCAGTTCTTATGCAAGCCTGTGAAACTTCCACAGGAGTAAAACATCCAGTTAAAGAGATTTCTGAATTAACTCGTTCCAAAGAGACTTTACTTGTAATTGATGCAATAACAGCTCTTGGGGTATATCCTTTGCCTATGGATGAGTGGGGGCTGGATGTAGTTATTACAGGTTCTCAAAAGGCCTTAAGTCTTCCTCCTGGACTTTCCTTTATAGCTTTTTCAGATAAGGCCCTATCTTTGGCAGAAAGTTCTAAACTTCCCAAGTATTATTTTAATCTGGCTAAGGAGAGAAAGGCCTATACTAAGGACACCACTGCCTTTACCCCAGCTATCTCCCTTTTGCTTGGTCTGAAAGAGATGTTGAAGCGTGTGAGATCCCTTGGCCTTGAAAAAATTTTTAAACATTGCTCAGCCCTTTCCTTAGCTTGTAGAAAAGGTGTCTCAGCTCTCGGTTTAGAAATTTTTCCTGAAGTTCCCTCAGAGTCTTTAACTGTAGTTAAGTCGCCTCAA
This window of the Caldimicrobium thiodismutans genome carries:
- a CDS encoding PaaI family thioesterase, producing the protein MEIRTHRKIDQSLSGTPVEITEGRAVVKLKTDERMVADEKGLIHGGFIFSLADFSAMLAVNEPTVVLAKAEVKFLKPALLGDELKAEAVVKEIEGKKRKVYVEVKRAEEVIFTGEMLCVVPEKHVLD
- a CDS encoding uracil-DNA glycosylase, coding for MTKESLRPFEIIKDYFKYLASLGYSEIPALPEFLTLLGKKKALPEDNWSELIERIYQCQDCSLFRIRKNPVIERNWEGKKLMLIGDFPDREDDYYGKPFSGAIQETLQKMLLSIGLRKEDFYVTLAVKCKPIAGRSPDEESLLACKKYLLKEIKLLKPKLVLALGFLPPKVFLEGHESLSSLRGRPFHYQETMILFTYHPAYMLKNPSVKRLIWEDLKTFKKLYDDLF
- a CDS encoding pyridoxal-phosphate-dependent aminotransferase family protein — protein: MDFLNKKYLFTPGPVPVSPRVLLTQAQPMTHHRLPEFSEVLREIREDLKYLFQTQREVYFFASSGTGAMEAAIVNLFSPGDKVIVVEAGKFGERWRELAETYGLNPVVLKIEWGQAIKPEQVEKALKEHPDAKAVLMQACETSTGVKHPVKEISELTRSKETLLVIDAITALGVYPLPMDEWGLDVVITGSQKALSLPPGLSFIAFSDKALSLAESSKLPKYYFNLAKERKAYTKDTTAFTPAISLLLGLKEMLKRVRSLGLEKIFKHCSALSLACRKGVSALGLEIFPEVPSESLTVVKSPQGLNTGEFLKFLRDKWGILFAGGQDKLKGKIFRITHMGDQSPFDLMVALSALEMGLNLFGIKIPLGASLVSAEEILMEYLKNEGV
- a CDS encoding shikimate kinase encodes the protein MQRILLIGFRGAGKTTLGKALAEALNLAFIDADEEIEKREGRTIKEMVEKEGWSYFRHLEKVFLKELQEKKNIVCALGGGAVLHEEEMGALKQDSLIIWVFAELDEIKERLSRDFKTLSQRPALTELTWDEELELLYKEREPLYQKWAHLKVDTQRNDQSQLLSQIKTYFNKEEAYG
- a CDS encoding NfeD family protein — its product is MYFTSLAQAEKVFLVKVDGAITPVTANFVLYALKYAEDQKGKALIVELDTPGGLVDSTRDIVKNFLQSEIPVIVYVSPQGARAASAGVFILLASHLAAMAPSTHVGAAHPVELSGKADPKMLEKVANDLSAWAKNLAETRGRNPDFAELAVKKSKSITEKEALSMGVIEIIAQNVEDLLQKAEGRKVKVKEREIILKLKSAPLEVIQEDFKTRFLKVLANPNLVYFLLMLGLLGLYFELSHPGAIFPGVFGAICLILAFLGLSIIPMNYAGLALILLSGLLFFLETQITSHGLLTLGAIISLLLGSLILFGHNPPSLRVNQPFLITVVLTSAALFGGITYLAIKTLRKEPVSGKEGLLGKTGRAITEITPSGGKVFVEGEIWQAYSDVNISKDTKIEVIEKRGFTLYVKPLP
- a CDS encoding chemotaxis protein CheX; the encoded protein is MANTIAEAIKEAVTEVITTYTGNSPELTATEARKEDFALAEISSIIGLTGEKLQGAFVVSMERELLFQLMQALLGEAPKDLNQEALDMAGELSNMICGGFRRRFEKFGTTLKASVPSMITGKDYKVHSLCKTPRVTFKFKVGDHPLYIEFCLDKIG